A genome region from Natronosalvus rutilus includes the following:
- a CDS encoding ABC transporter ATP-binding protein, which yields MGPSDDAVTMTDVRKTYRVGEPVHALDGVTLSIPRGSYTAIMGPSGSGKSTLMNLVGCLDTPTSGTVAVDGEDISTLSERERTRLRGTRVGFVFQTFNLMPRLNALENVALPQLFRSVGRTERHDRARNLLERVGLGDRLDHLPNELSGGQRQRVALARALVNDPAIVLADEPSGNLDTKTEADVLDLFEEFHDAGTTLIVVTHERHVAERADRIVHLLDGNVERIESLEGGSEKASSGGDSRVETKGSSEGVRSEMVDEGTAGRTSINGVSSDDNDPTVSDHDPTASQDDPTTSEEER from the coding sequence ATGGGACCGAGCGACGACGCGGTGACGATGACCGACGTGCGAAAGACGTACCGCGTCGGCGAACCGGTACACGCCCTCGACGGCGTCACGCTGTCGATCCCGCGCGGGTCCTACACGGCCATCATGGGCCCGAGCGGATCGGGGAAGTCGACGCTGATGAACCTCGTCGGCTGTCTCGACACCCCGACGTCGGGCACCGTCGCCGTCGACGGGGAAGACATTTCGACGCTCTCGGAACGCGAGCGCACCCGCCTGCGGGGAACTAGGGTCGGATTCGTCTTCCAGACGTTCAACCTGATGCCGCGGTTGAACGCCCTCGAGAACGTGGCCCTCCCCCAGTTGTTTCGCAGTGTCGGCCGGACGGAGCGCCACGACCGTGCGCGAAACCTGCTCGAGCGCGTCGGACTCGGCGACCGACTCGATCACCTCCCGAACGAGTTATCGGGCGGCCAGCGCCAGCGGGTCGCCCTCGCCCGCGCGCTGGTGAACGATCCGGCGATCGTGCTCGCCGACGAACCCTCCGGCAACCTGGACACCAAAACGGAGGCGGACGTGCTCGACCTCTTCGAGGAGTTCCACGACGCCGGGACGACGCTCATCGTCGTCACGCACGAGCGCCACGTCGCCGAACGCGCCGATCGCATCGTCCACCTGCTGGACGGGAACGTCGAACGAATCGAGTCGCTTGAAGGTGGGAGTGAGAAGGCGTCCTCCGGTGGCGATTCTCGAGTGGAAACGAAGGGGTCTAGCGAGGGGGTTCGGAGCGAAATGGTGGACGAAGGAACTGCTGGTCGAACCTCGATTAATGGTGTGTCTTCGGACGATAACGATCCCACCGTGAGTGATCATGACCCCACCGCGAGCCAAGACGACCCCACCACGAGCGAGGAGGAGCGCTGA
- a CDS encoding ABC transporter permease produces MNPLESLRLSWRSIRGHRLRSALTTLGVIIGVAAVIAFVALGASLQAGIIGDISPDDQRNLYGWAADPDTEGGPLAGAQFVFSQDDLEAVEELEAVDAAYGYATIDAQSVTHAGETRLQSNGLIAAGPSYVRESSLREGRQFEMGEREAVINPAAAEQFEENVSVGDELEVRIATGGTETVTVVGITDTSEGLSPFEGFDAAPRMYVPTDPFYLEQAVGPAGGGGDSGEGNDDSESENDETSSETDVRYLAIIVEAPSADEDDVDAARDAATAYFESDESDASEFLGEDVAVTLQTSTQLLQQLEDILDILQSFIVGIAAISLVVGSIGIANIMLVSVTERTREIGIMKAVGAQNRDVLGLFLTEAVILGVIGAVLGTALGLAVAAIGARYIDIPLVYPLEYVALAIVAGILVGVVSGLYPAWRAARTDPIDALRYE; encoded by the coding sequence ATGAACCCACTCGAGTCGCTCCGGCTCTCCTGGCGGTCGATTCGCGGTCACCGACTTCGGTCGGCGCTGACGACACTTGGAGTGATCATCGGCGTCGCCGCCGTCATCGCCTTCGTCGCCCTCGGTGCCAGCCTGCAAGCCGGCATCATCGGCGACATCAGCCCCGACGACCAGCGGAACCTCTACGGCTGGGCGGCCGACCCGGACACCGAGGGCGGACCGCTCGCTGGCGCCCAGTTCGTCTTCAGCCAGGACGACCTCGAGGCCGTCGAGGAACTCGAGGCCGTCGACGCCGCTTACGGCTATGCCACCATCGACGCCCAGTCGGTAACCCACGCGGGTGAGACCCGGTTACAGAGCAACGGTCTGATCGCCGCTGGCCCGTCCTACGTTCGCGAGTCCTCCCTGCGCGAGGGACGCCAGTTCGAGATGGGCGAGCGCGAGGCCGTCATCAACCCCGCAGCCGCCGAGCAGTTCGAGGAGAACGTCAGCGTTGGCGACGAACTCGAGGTCCGGATCGCCACCGGCGGAACCGAGACGGTTACCGTCGTCGGGATCACCGACACCTCGGAGGGGCTGAGCCCGTTCGAGGGGTTCGACGCGGCGCCACGAATGTACGTCCCGACGGATCCGTTCTACCTCGAGCAGGCGGTCGGTCCTGCGGGCGGGGGTGGTGACTCGGGTGAGGGGAACGACGATAGCGAATCTGAAAACGACGAGACCAGTTCGGAAACCGACGTCCGCTACCTCGCCATCATCGTCGAGGCTCCCAGCGCCGACGAGGACGACGTCGACGCCGCTCGAGACGCCGCCACTGCGTACTTCGAGAGCGATGAGTCCGACGCGAGCGAGTTCCTCGGCGAGGACGTCGCCGTCACCCTCCAGACCAGCACCCAGTTGCTCCAGCAACTCGAGGACATCCTGGACATCCTTCAGAGTTTCATCGTCGGCATCGCCGCCATCTCGCTCGTCGTCGGTTCGATCGGTATCGCGAACATCATGCTGGTCAGCGTGACCGAGCGAACCCGCGAAATCGGGATCATGAAAGCCGTCGGCGCGCAGAACCGAGACGTCCTCGGACTGTTCCTCACCGAGGCCGTGATCCTCGGCGTCATCGGAGCGGTTCTGGGAACCGCCCTCGGACTGGCCGTCGCAGCCATCGGCGCCAGGTACATTGACATCCCGCTGGTGTACCCACTCGAGTACGTCGCCCTCGCCATCGTTGCCGGCATCCTGGTCGGCGTCGTGTCCGGGTTGTATCCGGCCTGGCGTGCCGCGAGGACGGATCCGATCGACGCACTTCGATACGAGTGA
- a CDS encoding DUF5518 domain-containing protein — MVRSSTPVHAVIGAIVGVVLSFLPFSTVLGGAASGFLEGRDARRGTVSGALAGAIMTVPIAGVLFLFLGLFGFGAALSGFPVEGFALVLFFVLAFGVATCLYTIGGAAVGGFVGSMLAAEYPDERRRLQRSLGLTPTSSADDTSRGPDRRELDSGYDSERNSEYESERRRADLEPESERRQTDLEPESERRQTDLEPESNRRHERDRR; from the coding sequence ATGGTCCGCTCGTCGACGCCAGTTCACGCGGTCATCGGAGCGATCGTCGGGGTCGTTCTCTCGTTTCTCCCGTTTTCGACCGTCCTGGGCGGTGCAGCGTCCGGATTCCTCGAGGGCCGCGACGCTCGTAGGGGGACCGTTTCGGGTGCGCTCGCGGGGGCGATCATGACCGTGCCGATCGCCGGCGTACTCTTCCTGTTCCTTGGACTGTTCGGCTTCGGTGCAGCCCTTAGTGGATTCCCCGTGGAGGGGTTCGCTCTCGTGCTGTTCTTCGTCCTCGCGTTCGGCGTCGCCACCTGTCTCTACACCATTGGCGGCGCGGCCGTCGGAGGCTTCGTTGGATCGATGCTCGCTGCCGAATACCCGGACGAACGGCGTCGGCTCCAGCGATCACTCGGGCTCACGCCGACGAGCAGCGCGGACGACACTTCTCGCGGACCGGATCGTCGAGAACTCGATTCAGGATACGATTCAGAACGCAATTCAGAATACGAATCGGAACGTCGACGAGCGGATCTCGAACCCGAATCGGAACGCCGACAAACGGATCTCGAACCCGAATCGGAACGCCGACAAACGGATCTAGAGCCAGAATCGAATCGGCGACACGAGCGAGACCGCCGATAG
- a CDS encoding ABC transporter substrate-binding protein — MGLDRRSYLRVATGSTTLALTTLAGCATRESEPEPQEPDGDDEPDEPKDEGVLRVATTDAFAHGENPASAWLKTQFEETFDNVEVNWVIPESGIGHYVEREQRGFLPDVDAYVGLSAADLATVDHNLEEGGLFRELNRDRIETLDGVLDGLDIEDPDGRIVPVSTQYSCLMVDETRIDPPTQLEELGEPAYADSLLTPTPSRGRGGAFLDWLFESVGPDDTLALWAELEDNGLDVYDTWVETLLAYAERTRPMTVAYAADALAAIDRAVTSDTDETRGSEQNETDGPDNATDETGADGQGATDSGTDDDANESGADDGSDADGGGSNGEDSSADDDSGDDSNADDPDDESADEATDIGGDPDQYQVTYLDGEAYAEPLQMAIFENAINVDLAYTFLEFALSPEIQAGLAPRLGQYPVHPIAELEFPEEFGVYADHAEDPPSVVTFSYETRRDDLPAWRGAWEEEFGY; from the coding sequence ATGGGACTGGATCGACGGTCGTACCTTCGCGTCGCAACCGGATCCACGACGCTCGCCCTGACGACGCTCGCGGGTTGTGCCACCCGCGAATCGGAACCAGAGCCACAGGAGCCAGACGGCGACGACGAACCCGACGAACCCAAGGACGAAGGCGTCCTTCGAGTCGCGACGACGGACGCGTTCGCCCACGGCGAGAATCCCGCCTCAGCCTGGCTCAAAACCCAGTTCGAGGAGACGTTTGACAACGTCGAAGTCAACTGGGTTATTCCCGAATCGGGCATCGGTCACTACGTCGAACGCGAGCAGCGCGGATTTCTCCCGGACGTCGACGCCTACGTCGGCCTCTCGGCCGCTGACCTCGCGACCGTCGACCACAACCTCGAGGAGGGCGGCCTGTTTCGCGAACTCAACCGGGATCGAATCGAGACGCTCGACGGTGTCCTCGACGGCCTCGACATCGAGGATCCCGACGGGCGAATCGTCCCGGTCAGCACGCAGTACTCCTGCCTGATGGTCGACGAGACCCGTATCGACCCACCCACCCAACTCGAGGAACTCGGCGAACCGGCCTACGCCGACTCGCTGCTCACCCCGACGCCGTCCCGCGGTCGGGGCGGCGCCTTCCTCGACTGGCTGTTCGAGTCCGTCGGTCCCGACGACACACTGGCCCTCTGGGCCGAACTCGAGGACAACGGACTCGACGTCTACGACACCTGGGTCGAGACGTTACTGGCGTACGCCGAGCGCACTCGACCGATGACCGTCGCCTACGCGGCGGATGCGCTCGCGGCGATCGACCGGGCAGTGACGTCAGATACCGACGAAACACGGGGGAGCGAGCAAAACGAAACTGACGGCCCGGACAATGCGACCGACGAAACCGGGGCTGACGGCCAGGGTGCCACCGATTCGGGCACGGACGACGACGCCAACGAATCGGGTGCAGACGACGGGTCGGATGCGGACGGCGGCGGTTCCAACGGCGAGGACTCGAGCGCAGACGACGACTCGGGGGACGACTCGAACGCGGACGACCCGGACGATGAATCGGCCGACGAAGCGACCGACATCGGCGGCGACCCCGATCAGTACCAGGTCACATACCTCGACGGGGAGGCCTACGCCGAACCCCTCCAGATGGCCATCTTCGAAAACGCGATCAACGTCGACCTGGCCTACACGTTCCTCGAGTTCGCGCTCTCACCGGAGATTCAGGCCGGACTCGCTCCACGCCTCGGGCAGTACCCGGTGCACCCCATCGCCGAACTCGAGTTTCCCGAGGAGTTCGGCGTCTACGCCGACCACGCCGAGGACCCGCCGTCCGTCGTGACGTTTTCGTACGAAACCCGCCGGGACGACCTCCCAGCGTGGCGCGGTGCCTGGGAGGAGGAGTTCGGCTACTGA